CAGTCCCAGCCAAGTCAGGGTCAAAAGGGTTAAAAACAGTCAGTGCTCAAACAGACCAAACCGTTTCTCCACACCCTGCTGGATCTAGTGGGGTGGGATTTACAGAGTCGTACTGGGTGCAGACGTACGAAACACCGCGCGCTGAAGAAGTGAGAGGGGTTCCacagaaaatataaaaagactTCACTTTACTCCAAACCACGTTCACTGCTTTTACTGAAACACTACAGCAGTACCAGAACTTTCTCTGGGAGGTAGGAAGGGCTTAGAGGGTTGaggtgtggatgtgtgtgtgaagggaaGGGAAGTGTTTACACAAACTAATGGGGTAAAAATCTGGGGGGTCAAAACCACATCGACGACGTTAGAGAAAAACCatgttatcttttttttttttttttttcccaaacaaATGCTTTTTGTTTAATGAGAAGGAGAGCATGAGTGGGCTAGAAGGGCTTCCCCTCCTTCTGTGttggtttatttgtttgttgtctCCATGGTGATCGCCAGTGAACCACGGAGTCCTTTACCATATTGTTGCCGCTGGCTGCCACCGCTGCAGCGTTCTTACTTGGCGTTGGCGGAGCTGCTGAGCACCTTGCGGACTGCCTGAGTGATGGCGTCGCGGTCGATGCCAAAGATACGGAGCAGCTCTTGGGGCTTGCCGCTGCGTGGCACCTGGGAAACCGCCAGGCGGTGGACGGTGAAGCCGGTCTCGTTTATTACTGCCGAGCACACTGCCTCACCTAGACCACCTGAGGAATCACAATATACAGCAGTCAGCTCTACTGATTAAAAGGGCCAGTTAACccaaatcacacacagacaaaactttctttttttagttcTAGAATCTCTCCTAATATTCAGATCAAAGTCTCTCATTTGTTCTTTAATCTTCCTTCTTTTGATTTCCACCATTGTCAACTGTCATCTTGAATCTCACGAGCTTCACGGGCGATTGAGCTTTGCAGCGATGTGATGTAGACTGACAGGACGAACAACACCCTCCTTTGACTTGCtcactcctcctctgtctcactTTCACCCCCTTAAgtctctcctcccccctcctctatcactcctttttttttttttacttctcacTCCAAACTGTCATTCAAACATTTTTGATTGTTTAAACATGAAAGCTGAGgaatgagaaaaagagaaaggcaTTACATGTTCTTCACTACTACATTTTTTCACAGCCCTTTGTTGATGTGCTAGCTGTTACTGGTGTTTGAGAGAGCGACAGAGAAAGTGCCATCCCAACCTCATTTTATCTGCAAATTCTATCTATGCTTTGAGTTTTTCGTGTGTTGTTATGTTGAATTGTTCCTAAAATGCCTACATGCATATGGCAATTTCTCAGTTTTTTGTGTGCGCAGTTGGAAATCCAACACACATCTGgtgaaaacataaaaagtgCAAAAGGTGGTGTGATGGCTCTGGAGAAAGTTTGTTGCAGATTGTTACAACGATGTTGTAACAATCTGCAATCTGTACTATTTCTAAAACATTTCACTGTGAACGTTACAGTAGCATAGAATGTAGTATGTAGTAGTATGCATTATTTATGGGTGGCCAAAGTCATGCATCATTTGGGTTAGCTTTGTGCTAGCTTTTAATGGTGAATGTAATTTCTCATAGAGGGCTTGTTTTAACAGTTTTtctaaaaagctaaaaaaaataaaaaaaattacactggTTTTCTGATCATATTCTCACATAATCAGGTACCTACTACTGACATTAAAACCATCATTCATCAGACTCTTCCGAAAGACTGATGAAAGACATCCTCTTTACATTATCTGACCAAGGAAAGTGAACAAGTTACCACAGGACCTCAGCTTCTACTTCCTTCATtcaactttttccaacattgaacgaaataaaacaaaaaatctgtTAAGATGAAACGGTTTCTGTTGAACAGCACCACACTGAACTGAGACAATGtggaacatacagtatgtgtgttatatattatataagtaTATGTATGGGTATGGGCGGGATATGAGATTACACGTGTATTTCTACTTCTCTCATATTTTTAAAATGCCAGTTATCTTATTTATATcgtatttttacattatttataaatGCATTCTTTTAGCTGCTGATGGGTTCTTATGTCTGTTCTTATGGCGGTCCAGTGCAATGTAATTTCGTTCtacactgcacttcctgaagTGTTTTTtagaatgacaataaaaataatcttGAATCTGTTGAGAGGGATACTGCCCTCTGCACGCCATTTACCCATCTGTACACTACATCCCTCTGTTCCCTGGATACCACTTGGTATTCACACTCTACCAAGTGCCAACACACGCATACACCAAATATGTTATACTCTTGGACAGCCTTTCTTTATATGTGCAGCTTCCACACACATGGACATATTACCACTCTTGCAAACATTTTACAGTTTCACTTGCATGTGGTCAACCACTCACGTAAATCCAATTAAAAgtaagtatgtgtgtgcgtgtgtgtgtgtgtgtgtgtgtgtgtgtgtgacaccaAACAATGGTGTCATctccctttttttgtttttgctctatCATGGCAAACAGACTGATGTAATCTCAACGGGCAATTAAACTAGCTACATGtaggacaaaagaaaaaaaaacacacaaacataattcTGGACACTCGTTTTTGTCATGCTGGTACTGTATGTAGGTCAGCGAGAGCCCAAAGGCAGAGCTGAAATTAAGAAACCCTGACAGGCTCTCCCAGCTcctcccccttccccctcccccTTCTCTTCCCCATTATCTCCTATACTGTTTTGATCCATTTCACCTTTTCTATATCTTCAATCTGTCTCTTCATACCCACAACTTTCACCCCAATTATTTGCCACTTACAGCATCCCTATACctctgtcctcttcctcctcatgctgctcttccctctcctccctttctCAGACTCCAGCTTCCTTAGGGCTTCTCTATCTTCAGACAGACCTTTGTCCTTTGCTGCTCCAGGCATTTTTATTCATGACCACAAACACGCAAGCAGCTGCATAACAATCCTTATGCCTGCTAGCTGTCGTGCCAATGCTAGGGACCCCATGCAAATGGGACTGTCCTGATTCTAAGTGGACATGATTCAGTAGATTTATGCAATAGAATGGCACTTTAAATTGCTCTATATTATTTGAACCTGTCGGAAAGTATAATGTTTAACATATAAAATGTCAGTGTATGTGACATCATGCAGCATGTGTCCAGAAATTGAAATTCTTGGAAATTGAGATAACTTTGTGACCAATGTGTTTCTGGCATTTTATGAGAATAGTATAACTGTCAATAGGACAATATAAATCAAACCAATATCAAATCATAATTCCAGGACTATACCACAGGAAACAAATGTAATTATCACCAATATGGCCTCCCTGTGGTTTAAAAATCATTTGAAGTTTTAATTTGTAAAGGTTTAATTTGATCTATTGGAGAGTCTGTAGTGGAAAGGGGAGGCTATGTGACACAGGTCAGAGTTGAATCCTGGGTGATGTAggatgacacattttgttttgtttttggaacGGCCATTTGCGACTCTTCACCTTCATAGTAGTGGTCCTCCACTGTGATGATGCGTCCTCTGGTGGCCCTGGCGTTGTCGATGATGGTCTTGGAGTCCAGGGGTTTGATGGTGAACGGGTCAATCACGCGGATGTTAATTCTTtctgagggaggagagaggaatgtGGAGGGTGGAACCTCAGTCCAACTGATGTAAAGACTGTATACTTTCATGCTGACATGGGCtggtttctttttgtttagtctttttttttatacctttcTTCAGCTGTTCAGCAGCAGCCAGAGCCTCGTGGAGGGTCACTCCTGCTCCAATCACAGTCACATGGTCGTCATTGGTTTTAAACACAACCTGAGTGGGAAGGGAAGAGATATTTGTATGTGGACTCCATATGGAAACGTGCACACAGTCTAGTCAGAAGACTTTATATAGGTATAGCATTGTGGATAATTAGCGAGACAAGGACACTATTACAAACTCACCAAAACTATACAAAACACAGCAAGACAAGACACCGACACACATTCGAACAACTGACAGTAGAAATGACGTAATGTCGCAGCAGAGCATGCACCGAGAATTTGTCATTTGTGATAATGAGTCCAAAGAAGAGCATGAAATAGTTTGaagaatatataaaaacactgctacaaacCTTAGCCTGACCAACATGGAAGTCCTCATTGCAGTTGTAAATTATGTTGTTCTCTGGGCGGCTCGTTCGGATGAAACACAAACCCTGAAACaaacaagaaacaaacaaacaatctaCATGGCTCCAtactttttaaaacacaaaaaaactgtgTAAGATTGAATCCCACACATCTTAATATGATGGATCTTTTACACTGCTCTAAACCTTtagatttatttcttttaaggaTGTCAATTTTCAACTCTTTTTCATTTCTTATTGCAAGTGACTATGGGTACCTTTGTGTTGGCGGCGAGCTCCACAGCTTTCTCAGTGGAGACACCGTCGCTAGGGTAGAAGACGGTTGCCGTGGGAATGGCTCTAAACATGGCCAGATCCTCCAGACCCATCTGAGAGGGCCCATCCTCGCCTAAATGTACACACATATCCggacaaaaacagacaaaagtcAGGTACAGTAAGACTCACATGTTTATTAATGTAGACTGGAAGATAAATTCTGGTAGACTGGCATGCATACAGTCTGGAAAGGTGCGCATGCAATGTACCTGAAGaggtggaggagaaggagaaagaggagaaggaggaggaagaggtgaaAGAGGATCAGGCCGCTCTGTCATCACCTCCATGACACAGAGACAGTGAGAGGGAGGAGGTGAGGAGGAAGAGTGCTGATACCAGGAGAGGAAGATGGACAACAGAACAACAGAGGAGGTGAGAAGTTGGGGGGGGGTGGAAGAGGTTTAGGATCAGGAAAATTAAAACAGACATAGTGAGGAGCAGTTCAACCcacttttttttgcattgaaAACTAAGCTATAGAATTATAAtttttggcatgattttatatatcatcttttaatgttaaacatacatacatacatacatacatacatacagcttAGTGACTACCTTTCCTTTAGGCCAATACGCCtgtcatcagtggggatttatatttgctattatttgttggattcattttaagacatttcaatttttgaaaaaaacttaaaaaaaaattaacaataatttggaggcccccctgcagtgactctgaggaccccctaggggtctcAGACCcgctgttgaagatctctgcttcaGTGGGCTGAATCACTCCAAAAGCAGAATTGTGTCAAACTGGATTGAAGAAAAGGGAGTAGTGAGAGGAAAGGCGGGTCACAGTGAATGTCATAAAGATCAAACAAGATCACTCGATAATGATAAATCCTTAAAAGCACAGCTTGCGACAAATGTTATACGCTAACAAAATGTTCACTACCCTAAGATGTAATCATAATATCATGTTTGTCTTCCTTCTCTCATCTGAATGCCATTATACAATCCTCCTAATCCTACAAAGCCACAATGATACAATGTTGAGTGggaaaaaagtcagtaaaagGACTTTAAAATGAACCGCTGAAAGGTCACAGGTCACTGACCAATAGAGACACCACAGTGGGAGCCGCAGAGGTTGATGTTGCTCTCAGAGATGCTGGCCATGCGGAGCTGGTCAAAGGCCCGGCTGAAGAACGTGGCAAAGGTGCTGGCAAACACCACGTTACGGTCGCGCACGGCACAACCTATGGCCACGCTCACCTgcaagagaggacagagagatagaATGGAGGGAAAAGGAGATACAAAATTGGGATGGTTTGAAACAACATTTTGTAAGCCCAAGAGGATAAATCCTGtttactttggtgatcctctaaCACTTCCTGTAACGCCACcattaaattgtatttatttttaacttggaaaagtgaaaaagtcTTGTCACAACTTCAGCAACACTTGTAgtataaaaaacaactttattatGAGTGTTTTGACTTGTGGCCAATTGTTCTCACAAGTGTTGCAAATCGCATCACCATCACCCTCAGCTGTGTTTAGTggtaattagcaaatgtttgtATGCTAACACGCTAACTAATGAAGAATATGGTAAACATTAAACATGCTTAGCATCGGCCTGTCAGCATGCTGATGTTGCCATTTAGGTCAAAGTAGAGTCTTAGGAGAGCCTTGTGAGTGGTTACAGAGCACAGCATGTCATACCCACCCAAAAATTCTGTCTTACAGAGATGCTAGTAGTCTAATAAAACTGATTAGTATAAGCCATCAAAAACTATTTTACATTCAGTACATGCAGAAATTATTTACTAATTTATGAGGTTAAAACCAACCAACTCTTGAAATGTCAAGAAGAATCATGACAAATAGAAATATGAACATTGTAATTGAGAATGCAAAAATTCATCACTCAAACGATCCCATTGCAGCATGAAAAGAACATTTGCAGACCACACTTTCATCTGTAACTGTAAGTAATGTAGCAGTACACAGTTAGCCTTACTGTTATTAAAAGGCTCTGAAAAACTCAAAGAGCACAATGACACTTATGTTTCATGGTTAAtcatgacgatgcacattttTAACTAATCCCGACAGACAATGACACACTGTGATTGGCCTGTTGTTGCTGTGTGGAACGACCCTTCAAGTATTCATAATGATGCTGATGTTAATAAAACTAGAATATGTAGGTGGTTATATTAATGCTACTCAAGGGATGACGTGAGAGCAACACCACCTCAAATAAATTGTGACATAGCGGAAGGTAAACACATATTAGAAAAAgtgatatttattttaatacttACGACATAAAATGAACCTGatatgacatacagtatattgccgTAATGTCAGAACCAAATGtccttattttattaattatatgGAAGTTTTAACAGCCTGTATGATCCAAAATGTCTCCAGCCATCTAACTGAAGAGGTCTCTTTCTCACCATGTTCTGCTCTGCGATGTAGCACTCCACGTAGCGGTTAGGGTGTTCGTTCTTAAAGAGCTCAGAGAAGGTGGAGTTTTTGGTGTCCCCATCTAGAGCCACCACTTGGTCGTTGTAACGGCCCAGCTTGGCCAGAGCCATGCCGTACGCCTTCCTCGTAGCAATCTGGTTACACAGGGACAAACAGACAACCAATTGGTATTAGATACTCCAGCTTGGCGGAAGCTTTGTTGTATTCCATCTGAAAAGTTGTGCCATTAAATCACATTTATTCGTTAAGGCCAATTTAACACAATATAATTCCCATATGATGGGTTTTTAAGGTTATTCAAGACATCTGAGCTTGTCTGCCACCACTGATAATACCTTGTCTCCAGTTTTGTAGCTGGGTGCACTTGGCATGCGGATGTTGCGGAGGCTGACAGGTGATGCATCCTCAGTGGGCGGAGCAGGGTACAGGCGCTTGTTGCAGCTGATGATGCGGCTCTGCATCTCCTTGATCACGCTGTCGGCCATGTCTTTGGGCAGGGGTTTCCCGTGCCAGCCCATCTTATCCTCAGCCGCTGAAAGACACACAAACGCAACTGAGGACTAGAACAAACGAGTACATCTGTTACTGTGCAGTATAAGACATGACAATAACAACATATTACAGCTTGGAGGTaacaaaaacaacctttttattaataaaataagaatGGTGACAAACTGGAAAATGTACTGCTGCAAAGTGGCAGATATAGTAGAGCTTAACTGATAAAGCATAATCCCGTGAGGATTAAGAAGCTCATAATTGGACCTTCAGAGATGACCTGTATTGGCTTTTGGTATTAAGGaagttaagattattttttggggtatttttaggcctttattttcacaggacagatgaagacatgaaaggggaaagagagggggaatgacatgcagcaatgggccgcaggtcggagtcaaacctgcggcagctgcgtcaaggagtaaacctccatatatgtgcgcctgctctaccaaccgaGCAAACCCGGCCACGTTTAGATAAATATTTTATGCAcctgaaaatataaaatacatatactCTATAAACTAAATTCCTCCTGATATCCTTTATACGTATCACCTTCACATTTATGCATGTGCATAAAATAAACCATGGCCAGCTGTCACACTCATAACAATCGTTCACTTCAGTGGGTTCCAACAGGCTACTTCGAAGATCAAAATGTTAGAAATGGTGAGTGTTGTTATAGACCTGTGGCCTCTTCATTCTGACAAAATCGTATGTATACAAAGACGTACTCCTCTcttagacacacacatgttGCTGTTATAACAACTGTCTTTTttacctttctctctctccatacaCACATGGTCACACACACTGCCCCTTACCGTTATCACAACACAAGCACAATGGGCTGTTGCTGCGAGTGTATCCTACACATTTTTGGGATTACTGAGGAATTActgagctgcagcagctaaaacacTGAAGCGCTGCCTGGATTACAGCGAGTTAGGGCCACTCTGCACTGGCGGCGGGTATCCAGGCAGCTAAAAAAAACTTCTGACAGAAATATTATTCCCAGTGAGTTGCCACCGTTTTACCTAGTCATCATTTAGAAACAGGTTTTTGGAACAGGTTAGTGATAAACGCCAAATGTCATGATTACGAAATACGGTGTGTGTTATGATTATTCTGATTTGTTCtgcttgaaatatgttaggtcattGAGAGATTGATGTCCATATTTGAAAGAGAGACATCTAGGCACAAAAAAAGTAGGTAACTGCTCCACACACTATttaggaattattattattattattattattattattataattaagtcgtttttttatcaaaaaagGACAAACGTGAGAACTTTACTTAAACTCTACACATTACAGGATAAAACCACACTGATATTTGAATTCACATACAGTGGATCACTGCGTGTGTTCCTGATTATTGTACCTGGGATGCCCTTGCCCTTGATAGTCTTAGCGATGATGGCGAGTGGCTGGTGGCGGGGCTGACTCAGCACCTTACACAGCTCCTCCACACTGTGGCCATCCACAATGATGGCATGCCAGCTGAGAAAACAGAGGAGATCAAACTTTAAATGCAGTCCTACAGGTGCGtttttttatgaatgaatataactgtaccgtttttttttatggaataaTCCTACTGGAATTCCTGCAGGCCCCTAAAATCAGTACCACCTTTCAGCATGCTAGCATTTTAGCTCATATCAGTGCTCTGCAAGTGTTGGATAGagagatgacatgcagcaggCCAATTTTGACACCAACCCATGTATTGATTATCAAAGTCAAAAATTGTCCAATCATTTTGGCACACATTTAAGAGATTCAGATGCACAAATACCCACCCTCCTGTGCACACCCTCACCCTCTGACTCCCCCTGCTCACCCAAAGGCCTCACAGCGTCGCTGGTACTTCTCTACATGGTGCTGGAGTGGAGCCGGGTCGCTCTGACCCAGGCGGTTGATGTCCAAAATGGCCACCAAGTTGTCTAGTTGGTAGTATGAGGCGAAGGCCATGGCCTCCCACACCGAGCCCTCGGACAGCTCTCCATCACCCAGCAGGCAGAACACCTGATAGCTACAAACAAAGAGATTTTGACAAAATGCGGCGCTTATTAAGACAGactaagagagaagaaagagattCATTTTCCATATCAGCTCCATTATCCCTCTTGGCACATTCTCCCATCTACTGATTAATCCTATAGGGCTCAATGTGACAGCTGATCCtcacacctaaacacacacaaagatcaaacagtcacacaaacacacactctccccTCGCCCCCCCCCCGCTGAGCTCTGATCATCCTCACTAGTTGCTCCTGTGGCGTAATGACTCCTGACAGCTTTCCAGTCAAACAGACACATTCTCATTAAAGCTGGAAGAAAGGCTGAGACACGCCGCATTACTCCACGCATTCCAACCCCAAGAAAACACACGGCACagaaagaaaggagaagaaGGGAGGAATGCCACAGAggtggagatggagagagggagagaaaagaagtAGAGATTTGTGGCTGGAGGTGGAAACATTAATAACCAGATAGACAGATCTCTAAAGGTCGGTTTCTGAAATGTGTCCGCTGAAACTATCTGTGTTGAAATATACAGATGCTTTGAACTAAATCTGAAAAAAAGTGCCAGTGTCCATTATTCCAGGGCTCTTaatatagtttatatatatatatatatatacagtactgtgcaaaacttttaggcaggtatgaataaaaatgctgtaaactaagaaggctttcaaaaatggaagtgttaatagtttattttcatcaattaacaaaatgcagtgaatgaacagaagagaaatctaaatcaaatacaatatttggtgtgaccacccctttgttgaaataaaatgatGCATAAGTCAtcttttagattatttttgaaatttttaaaatctttaattaattaaaattcaGGATCATTGTGAATGCAGCTAACACTGTATTGGTCTAAAGGAACAGGATCAAAAAGGTAAGGTTCCTCTCTATTTAAGTTTGGATTCAAGGAATCTTTAGCTACTTCAGTTCACTTTACCTTTTCTGGGGATAAAAGCATATCACAAGAGACTGTGAAAAATGACAAAGTTCAGGTCACCTTCAGGTTTGTATAGAAACTAAAATGTCAAtctttgtcacatttttattaaaatatagaATGCTTGCCCTTAAGGTATTTGTTGCAttccttttttccccaaaatatATGCACATGTATGATAAAGATCTAATGTTTAATCCACTGTGTAAGTAAACGTATGAAGTTGGCTTAGTCTTCATCGTTTTCACTTCTGAGGTTTTCAAATTTGTAAGTATCAGTGGTAAAAGTTGCAGGTTCTGTCAAAGGTGAAACCAATATGGTACAAGATCAAGAAGTTTGAAGGGCATCCTGCACAACTACAGCAGGTTGAgccagtgtgtgagtgtgagtgtgtgtgtgtgcttgtctttTATCTTGTCTTTGCAAGGTGAGAATAACAAATCAAGACAAGGTGATACCTCTCCCAAAGCCATCCAACtggcaggcacgcacacacgcacgcacgcacgcaaacgACCAACGTAGAAGAAACTTCCAGCCAATACACTCGGTGATGAATTGCATTATCTCCTGGGTTTGGAGCAAAGCATGAACGAGCATCAGGAGGAACACTGCATTAGTTTGATCCAATAATCTCATAGTTAAACATTTACAACTACAAAGTATTGAACCGGAGTCACATCAAGCGTGAAGCCACGAAAAGTGTCAGTTATTTAGTTTCTGCTGATAAGTGAATTTGACGGGTTCATTCATGTATCGTATTCTAATAAACCACACCCTAAGAGAAGCTGAGGGTTGTTTGCTTGTTGATTCATTTCCTTCTACAGTGTGACCAGAAATAATATAAAAGGTGACATATTCCTGCTGCTCCACTCAGCAGTGTAGGTTGTGTGTATGCCTCTAGGATGGTTGATATAGTTGCCATTCAGCAGTTTTTGTTTCAGATTATGTTAGGAGACCAGTAATGCAGCCTTCTAAAGTGAGTGCTGAGCCATGTTGCAGTGAGTTAGCTTGACAAGCTGGGCAACGTATACGCCCTTTTGCATGcatgcacaaccacacacagcgTCC
This genomic interval from Perca fluviatilis chromosome 5, GENO_Pfluv_1.0, whole genome shotgun sequence contains the following:
- the LOC120559562 gene encoding transketolase-like, which produces MEDYHKPDQQTVQALRNIATRLRINSIKATTAAGSGHPTSCCSVAEIMSVLFFHTMKYRPEDPRNPNNDRFILSKGHAAPVLYAVWAETGYLKENELLNLRKVDSILEGHPVPKQQFVDVATGSLGQGLGAACGMAYTGKYFDKASYQVFCLLGDGELSEGSVWEAMAFASYYQLDNLVAILDINRLGQSDPAPLQHHVEKYQRRCEAFGWHAIIVDGHSVEELCKVLSQPRHQPLAIIAKTIKGKGIPAAEDKMGWHGKPLPKDMADSVIKEMQSRIISCNKRLYPAPPTEDASPVSLRNIRMPSAPSYKTGDKIATRKAYGMALAKLGRYNDQVVALDGDTKNSTFSELFKNEHPNRYVECYIAEQNMVSVAIGCAVRDRNVVFASTFATFFSRAFDQLRMASISESNINLCGSHCGVSIGEDGPSQMGLEDLAMFRAIPTATVFYPSDGVSTEKAVELAANTKGLCFIRTSRPENNIIYNCNEDFHVGQAKVVFKTNDDHVTVIGAGVTLHEALAAAEQLKKERINIRVIDPFTIKPLDSKTIIDNARATRGRIITVEDHYYEGGLGEAVCSAVINETGFTVHRLAVSQVPRSGKPQELLRIFGIDRDAITQAVRKVLSSSANAK